A DNA window from Parabacteroides johnsonii DSM 18315 contains the following coding sequences:
- a CDS encoding amidohydrolase: MADNLRISMVQSHIIWEDRDENLGYYGELLRRVSGRTDIAVLPETFTTGFSMDVEKLADTMDGSTIPTIKGWAKKYKLAVAGSFIAKEDGKFFNRAFFVTPEGETYLYDKRHLFRMAGEDRHFTAGDKRTIVRYKDWNICLQVCYDLRFPVWSRNVNNEYDLLIYVANWPEARKKVWKTLLQARAMENMAYVCGVNRVGIDGKGFVYRGDSMIFSPKGKKLADAGKREEVTRTCTLTRADLEELRGKFPAWKDADMFEIK, from the coding sequence ATGGCAGATAATTTGCGTATCAGTATGGTCCAGTCCCATATTATTTGGGAGGACAGAGATGAAAACCTGGGGTATTATGGAGAACTGCTCCGGCGGGTCAGTGGTAGGACGGACATAGCCGTTTTGCCGGAAACCTTTACGACAGGTTTCTCTATGGATGTGGAAAAGCTGGCCGACACGATGGACGGGTCTACCATCCCTACCATAAAGGGGTGGGCGAAGAAATATAAACTTGCTGTGGCCGGCAGCTTTATCGCAAAAGAAGACGGGAAATTCTTCAACCGCGCTTTTTTCGTCACGCCCGAAGGTGAGACTTATTTGTATGACAAACGGCATTTATTCCGGATGGCGGGCGAAGACCGGCATTTCACAGCCGGGGATAAACGGACGATCGTACGGTATAAGGACTGGAATATCTGTTTGCAAGTTTGCTATGATCTTCGTTTTCCGGTTTGGAGCCGGAACGTGAACAACGAATATGATCTGCTGATCTATGTCGCCAACTGGCCCGAGGCGCGTAAGAAAGTTTGGAAGACGCTGCTCCAGGCACGTGCTATGGAGAATATGGCGTATGTCTGCGGGGTGAACCGGGTAGGGATCGACGGCAAGGGGTTTGTCTACCGGGGCGATTCCATGATCTTCTCTCCGAAAGGGAAAAAGCTGGCGGATGCTGGCAAACGTGAGGAAGTCACCCGTACGTGTACGCTTACCCGTGCAGACCTGGAAGAACTAAGAGGTAAGTTTCCGGCATGGAAGGACGCGGATATGTTTGAGATCAAATGA
- a CDS encoding RagB/SusD family nutrient uptake outer membrane protein, with amino-acid sequence MKHIKKCLILAVAGLPLLNSCSDSWLEPKPLSIYTPENTYVDADGLYAALVACERNMRHEFFGDGAPITTDMYTTDLAVTGTTDKSGPLIDMDADLLPSRTANDVNKNKIGWYWDEGFKGIKYANIVLNRMKNATFKDEAEENAVRGAAYFQRAYRYYKLTHLFGDVPYLSQEIETPKVDFYTYDRWSILEQIEKDMEFAYQWVPEKVDRGKPSKWACGVLLMKVCMSLGHFDRAIEIGKEVIAANPLMTERFTTNKTKPNTNLMHDLHSVEAKMDMSNTEGILYVVSYPEVEGRDRINTMRNATPYWANGSIKTPDGKTGMSIVPANEAKGTELDNDANVGRGIGTCRPTNYYQYDIWTEKEKNDLRGVYNRDSWKGVFDLYYNAPALKGTEWYGKHPVKPVGMSVSDSIRCWFQWPHYKTFVPDPSVTTDRRGGETPWYIYRSAEVYLMLAECYYWKDMKQEAANMMNVVRQRAGAESLAASDINIGTVLDERARELYYEENRHVELSRISYVYALTGKACEVFGGHVYKLDNFSGPKGTSVNCKDAGVNFYFDWVSAKNNFYNKGIKTNYAEYRFSTHHVLWPIPEGSITSNTGGVINQNVGYPGTENNITPLKVGQEVPSESAQ; translated from the coding sequence ATGAAACATATAAAGAAATGTCTTATTTTGGCAGTAGCCGGATTGCCTTTGTTAAATTCTTGTAGCGACAGTTGGTTGGAACCGAAGCCTCTGTCTATCTATACTCCGGAAAATACATATGTGGATGCAGATGGTTTGTATGCTGCATTGGTTGCTTGTGAACGTAATATGCGTCATGAGTTTTTCGGAGACGGCGCTCCGATCACAACCGACATGTATACGACAGACTTAGCTGTCACTGGTACGACCGATAAATCAGGGCCTTTGATAGATATGGATGCGGATCTGTTGCCGAGCCGTACAGCAAACGATGTGAATAAAAACAAGATCGGATGGTACTGGGATGAAGGATTCAAAGGAATCAAATATGCCAATATCGTTCTGAACCGTATGAAGAATGCGACGTTCAAAGATGAAGCTGAAGAAAACGCAGTACGGGGTGCCGCCTATTTCCAGCGTGCATATCGTTATTACAAGCTGACACATCTGTTTGGAGATGTTCCTTATCTGAGCCAGGAGATTGAAACACCGAAAGTGGATTTCTACACGTATGACCGTTGGAGCATTCTGGAACAGATAGAAAAAGATATGGAGTTCGCTTATCAGTGGGTACCGGAGAAGGTCGATAGAGGAAAACCTTCCAAATGGGCTTGCGGTGTATTGCTGATGAAAGTTTGTATGTCGTTGGGTCATTTTGACAGAGCGATCGAAATCGGAAAAGAAGTTATCGCTGCCAACCCGTTGATGACCGAACGTTTTACGACAAACAAAACAAAGCCGAATACGAACTTGATGCATGACCTGCATAGTGTGGAAGCTAAAATGGATATGTCAAATACGGAGGGTATCCTGTATGTCGTGTCTTATCCGGAAGTAGAAGGTCGTGACAGAATCAATACGATGCGTAATGCCACTCCTTATTGGGCGAATGGATCGATTAAGACTCCTGACGGTAAGACGGGTATGTCTATTGTTCCGGCAAATGAAGCCAAAGGTACCGAGTTGGATAATGATGCCAATGTAGGTCGTGGTATCGGAACTTGCCGTCCGACCAATTATTATCAGTATGACATCTGGACGGAAAAGGAGAAAAACGACTTGCGTGGTGTATATAACCGCGATAGCTGGAAGGGTGTGTTCGACCTATACTATAATGCTCCGGCTCTTAAAGGAACAGAATGGTATGGTAAACATCCGGTAAAACCTGTCGGTATGTCTGTTTCGGATTCTATCCGTTGCTGGTTCCAGTGGCCTCATTATAAAACGTTTGTTCCGGACCCTTCCGTGACAACAGACCGTAGAGGCGGTGAAACTCCTTGGTATATTTATCGTTCGGCAGAAGTATATCTGATGTTGGCTGAATGTTATTATTGGAAAGATATGAAACAGGAGGCTGCCAATATGATGAACGTGGTGCGTCAGCGTGCCGGTGCAGAATCTCTGGCTGCTTCGGATATCAATATCGGTACGGTTCTGGACGAACGTGCACGTGAATTGTATTACGAAGAAAACCGCCATGTGGAACTTTCCCGTATTTCATATGTGTATGCTTTGACAGGTAAAGCATGTGAAGTATTTGGCGGTCATGTCTACAAATTGGATAATTTCTCTGGTCCGAAAGGTACGAGTGTAAATTGTAAGGATGCTGGCGTGAACTTCTATTTCGATTGGGTTTCTGCCAAGAACAATTTCTATAACAAAGGAATAAAGACAAACTATGCTGAATATCGTTTCAGTACGCATCATGTTCTTTGGCCGATCCCGGAAGGTTCTATCACATCCAACACCGGTGGCGTTATCAACCAGAATGTGGGCTATCCGGGTACTGAGAACAATATCACTCCGTTGAAGGTTGGTCAGGAAGTTCCTTCTGAATCAGCCCAGTAA
- the dnaK gene encoding molecular chaperone DnaK: MGKIIGIDLGTTNSCVAVLEGNEPVVIANSEGKRTTPSIVAFVEGGERKVGDPAKRQAITNPEKTIFSIKRFMGETYDQVQKEINRVPYKVVRGDNNTPRVDIEGRLYTPQEISAMVLQKMKKTAEDYLGQEVTEAVITVPAYFSDAQRQATKEAGEIAGLNVRRIVNEPTAASLAYGLDKTNKDMKIAVFDLGGGTFDISILELGDGVFEVKSTNGDTHLGGDDFDHVIIDWLAEEFLREEGVDLRKDPMALQRLKEAAEKAKIELSSTTSTEINLPYIMPVNGVPKHLVKTLTRAKFEQLADSLIQACIEPCRQSLKDAGLSTSDIDEVILVGGSTRIPAVQAIVEKFFGKAPSKGVNPDEVVAVGAAIQGGVLTGEVKDVLLLDVTPLSLGIETMGGVMTKLIEANTTIPTKKSETFTTAVDNQPSVEIHVLQGERSLAKDNKSIGRFHLDGIPAAQRGVPQIEVTFDIDANGILNVSAKDKGTGKVQSIRIEASSGLSDDEVKRMKEEAQANAEADKKEKERIDKLNQADSMIFQTEKQLKDLGDKLPADKKAPIETALNKLKEAHKAQDIAGIDAAMAELNSVFQAASQEMYNAQNAQGGAQPGPDFGQQAGGNAGNNKQDGGVTDVDFEEVK; encoded by the coding sequence ATGGGAAAAATTATCGGAATCGACTTAGGAACAACCAATTCTTGTGTTGCCGTATTGGAAGGTAACGAACCGGTTGTAATTGCAAACAGCGAAGGAAAAAGAACGACGCCTTCAATCGTTGCATTTGTTGAAGGAGGTGAACGTAAGGTAGGTGATCCTGCAAAACGTCAGGCTATCACAAACCCGGAAAAAACAATATTCTCTATCAAACGTTTCATGGGTGAAACCTATGATCAGGTTCAGAAAGAAATCAACCGCGTACCTTATAAGGTAGTTCGTGGTGACAACAATACACCGCGTGTCGATATCGAAGGACGTCTCTATACTCCGCAGGAAATTTCCGCAATGGTACTTCAGAAAATGAAGAAAACTGCTGAAGACTATTTAGGACAGGAAGTAACGGAAGCCGTTATCACCGTTCCGGCCTACTTTAGCGACGCACAGCGCCAGGCTACTAAGGAAGCCGGTGAAATTGCAGGTTTGAACGTTCGCCGTATCGTAAACGAACCGACTGCCGCATCTTTGGCTTACGGTTTGGACAAAACGAACAAAGACATGAAGATCGCCGTATTCGACTTGGGTGGCGGTACATTCGATATCTCTATCCTGGAATTAGGAGACGGTGTGTTTGAAGTAAAATCCACAAACGGTGATACTCACCTGGGAGGTGACGACTTCGACCATGTGATCATCGACTGGCTGGCAGAAGAATTCCTGCGCGAAGAAGGCGTCGACCTGCGTAAGGACCCGATGGCTTTGCAACGTTTGAAAGAAGCGGCTGAAAAAGCAAAGATCGAATTGTCAAGTACGACAAGCACGGAAATCAACCTGCCGTATATCATGCCGGTAAACGGTGTTCCAAAACACTTGGTCAAGACACTGACACGTGCTAAATTCGAACAGTTGGCAGACAGTCTGATCCAGGCTTGTATCGAACCTTGCCGCCAGTCTTTGAAAGATGCAGGTTTGAGCACTTCCGACATCGACGAAGTAATCCTGGTAGGTGGTTCGACACGTATTCCGGCTGTACAGGCCATCGTTGAAAAATTCTTCGGCAAGGCTCCGTCAAAAGGTGTCAATCCGGACGAAGTAGTGGCTGTAGGTGCTGCCATCCAGGGTGGTGTATTGACAGGTGAAGTAAAAGACGTTCTGCTGCTCGATGTTACTCCGTTGTCATTGGGTATCGAAACAATGGGTGGCGTAATGACCAAGTTGATCGAAGCCAATACGACTATTCCTACCAAGAAGTCTGAGACATTTACAACTGCCGTTGACAACCAGCCTTCTGTAGAGATCCACGTATTGCAGGGTGAACGTTCACTGGCTAAAGACAATAAATCGATCGGTCGTTTCCATCTCGACGGAATTCCAGCCGCACAGCGTGGTGTTCCTCAGATCGAAGTTACTTTCGATATCGACGCAAACGGTATCTTGAATGTATCGGCTAAGGACAAAGGCACCGGAAAAGTACAGAGCATCCGTATCGAGGCTTCCAGCGGTTTGAGCGACGACGAAGTAAAACGTATGAAAGAAGAAGCTCAAGCTAACGCCGAAGCCGATAAGAAAGAAAAAGAACGTATCGACAAACTGAACCAAGCCGACAGCATGATCTTCCAGACTGAAAAACAGTTGAAGGATCTGGGTGACAAACTTCCGGCAGACAAGAAGGCTCCTATCGAAACAGCTTTGAACAAGCTAAAAGAAGCTCACAAGGCTCAGGATATCGCCGGTATCGATGCCGCTATGGCGGAACTGAACAGCGTATTCCAGGCTGCAAGCCAGGAAATGTACAATGCCCAGAATGCACAGGGTGGCGCACAACCGGGTCCTGACTTCGGTCAACAAGCTGGTGGCAACGCCGGAAACAACAAGCAGGATGGCGGTGTAACGGATGTTGACTTCGAGGAAGTGAAGTAA
- a CDS encoding SusC/RagA family TonB-linked outer membrane protein translates to MKNRVFSFLPRFSILLLFLGMVIGEAYAQSQTITGVVKDQTGEPLIGVNVMEKGTTNGSITDVDGKYSLTVNGSKAIVTFSYIGYLSQDITVGNQKMIDVTMKEDTEELEEVVVIGYGTAKKKDLTGAISTVKAENMEKETPRSVQDLLRASASGLSIGISTDAAGTANLQVRGKNTLTAGSSPLLVLDGVIYDGDLSDINPMDIQSVDVLKDASSVAVYGAKAANGVVAITTKKGKTGKPVVSFNANVGFAQPSRIPAALDGPGFIQFRKDYQEGKLTPEEMAKVPGKFTDPRQLSGLGVDPLTWYNYDQSTPVTTLPSEQEMLTTWLGRLDFKTVEIENYLNGVETNWDDIVFQTALQQDYTASISNKKEDLSYYWSLGYADREGIRVGDRFKNFRTRLNLESKVTNFLTIGLTSQFATKDKGAQAADVTQRTNNSPYTPNDIDDPDSPYRMYPSGDNNGKNPFFDNMYRDKREIEHTLNANIYAIVKLPFGIEYQMNYTPKYKWYEFMKHESAEHPEWAGKGGYAERRNSKSFNWLLDNIIRWKHQFNGGHNFEVTLLANAEKGQYWDTYVGAQNFSPSDLLGYHNMGAGTVLSFLQDDGKNQDTYRTGDALMGRLYYSYKDKYMVTASVRRDGYSAFGMMNPRATFPAVALGWVFTSEKFMEPASDWLNYGKLRFSWGQNGNRDIGQYEALAWLKSSLSPFIDQNGNIYVTSQVYVDHMGNTALKWERTGSYNIGLDFSLFNDRLRGSMETYMSETNDLLVKRSLPNITGFSDVKANLGALTNRGFELSLNGDVMSRKDFNWNSSVTFSFNRRKIKHLYGDMEDIKDENGNVIGQKEADDYKNKWFIGHDPDQIWDYEGDGVWQLGEEEEAAKYGNKPGDFKYVDQNGDGVLNDQDKVFQKYKTPRFYLSWRNEFTYKDFSLSFMMYSHIGTYGTFNPAANAIELADRRSALDIERWTVNNPTNEYGRLGSKNLGNHYVNKSFVRMENISLSYNVPKNFLKKVSVQNMRLSLSVRNPFVLSGYTFRDPEEDPDKNDLWVPRTFNIGVNFTL, encoded by the coding sequence ATGAAGAATCGTGTTTTTAGTTTCTTACCCCGATTTAGTATCTTGTTGCTATTTTTGGGGATGGTTATTGGCGAAGCCTATGCGCAATCGCAGACGATAACCGGTGTTGTTAAGGATCAGACGGGTGAACCGCTGATCGGTGTGAACGTAATGGAAAAGGGCACTACGAATGGCTCTATTACGGATGTGGATGGAAAATATAGCCTGACTGTCAATGGCAGCAAGGCTATTGTTACATTTTCTTATATCGGATATTTGTCACAGGACATTACGGTTGGAAACCAGAAAATGATTGATGTGACGATGAAAGAAGATACGGAAGAACTGGAGGAAGTTGTTGTGATCGGTTACGGTACGGCAAAGAAAAAAGACTTGACCGGTGCTATTTCGACTGTGAAAGCGGAAAACATGGAAAAGGAGACTCCCCGTTCTGTACAGGACCTTTTGCGTGCAAGTGCTTCCGGTCTTTCTATCGGTATTTCGACAGATGCTGCCGGTACGGCTAATTTGCAGGTGCGTGGTAAAAATACGCTGACTGCAGGATCTTCTCCTTTGTTGGTTTTGGACGGTGTTATTTATGACGGCGATTTGTCTGATATCAATCCGATGGATATTCAGTCAGTAGATGTATTGAAGGACGCCAGCTCCGTAGCCGTTTATGGTGCAAAAGCCGCGAATGGCGTAGTTGCCATTACAACTAAGAAAGGTAAAACAGGCAAACCGGTTGTATCTTTCAATGCAAATGTCGGTTTTGCACAGCCTTCACGTATTCCGGCAGCCTTGGATGGTCCCGGATTTATCCAGTTCCGTAAAGACTATCAGGAAGGCAAACTGACTCCGGAAGAAATGGCAAAAGTACCGGGTAAATTTACAGACCCGCGTCAATTAAGCGGCCTTGGAGTCGATCCGTTGACTTGGTATAACTATGACCAGTCAACTCCTGTAACGACTTTGCCTTCCGAACAGGAAATGCTGACAACCTGGTTAGGCCGTCTGGATTTCAAGACTGTTGAAATTGAAAACTATCTGAACGGTGTTGAAACAAATTGGGATGATATTGTCTTCCAAACTGCTTTACAGCAGGATTATACTGCCAGTATAAGCAATAAGAAAGAGGATCTTTCTTATTATTGGTCTTTAGGATATGCTGACCGCGAAGGCATTCGCGTTGGCGATCGTTTCAAGAACTTCCGTACCCGTTTGAACTTGGAATCGAAAGTAACCAACTTCCTGACTATCGGTTTGACTTCCCAGTTCGCGACTAAAGACAAGGGTGCACAGGCTGCCGATGTTACTCAGCGTACAAATAACTCACCTTATACCCCCAATGATATCGATGATCCGGACAGCCCGTATCGTATGTATCCTTCCGGTGACAACAATGGTAAGAATCCGTTTTTCGATAACATGTATCGTGACAAACGCGAAATTGAACATACGCTGAATGCAAATATTTATGCGATTGTAAAACTTCCGTTTGGAATTGAGTATCAAATGAACTATACCCCGAAATATAAATGGTATGAGTTTATGAAACATGAATCAGCCGAACATCCTGAATGGGCAGGAAAAGGTGGATATGCAGAGCGTAGAAATTCAAAAAGCTTTAACTGGTTATTAGATAATATCATCCGCTGGAAACATCAATTTAACGGAGGACATAATTTTGAAGTGACCTTATTGGCAAATGCTGAAAAAGGACAATATTGGGATACGTATGTAGGTGCTCAGAATTTCTCACCGAGCGATTTGCTGGGTTATCATAATATGGGAGCCGGGACTGTTCTGTCTTTCTTGCAAGATGATGGTAAAAACCAGGATACATACAGGACTGGCGATGCTTTGATGGGACGTCTGTATTATTCTTATAAGGATAAATATATGGTGACGGCCTCTGTTCGTCGTGACGGTTATTCTGCTTTTGGTATGATGAACCCGCGTGCGACTTTCCCTGCTGTCGCTTTAGGATGGGTTTTCACTTCCGAGAAATTTATGGAACCGGCAAGCGATTGGTTGAATTACGGTAAGTTGCGTTTCTCATGGGGACAGAACGGTAACCGTGATATCGGTCAGTATGAAGCATTGGCATGGCTGAAATCATCTTTGAGTCCGTTTATCGATCAGAATGGTAATATCTATGTGACATCACAGGTCTATGTAGACCACATGGGTAACACGGCTTTGAAATGGGAGCGTACCGGTTCTTATAATATCGGTTTGGACTTTTCTTTGTTCAACGACAGATTGAGAGGTTCTATGGAAACCTATATGTCTGAAACGAACGACTTGTTGGTTAAACGTTCTTTGCCGAATATCACCGGGTTCTCTGATGTAAAGGCAAACTTGGGTGCTTTGACAAACCGTGGTTTTGAATTGTCTCTGAATGGTGATGTGATGAGCAGAAAGGACTTTAACTGGAATTCGAGCGTTACTTTCTCTTTCAACCGTCGTAAGATCAAACATCTTTACGGAGATATGGAAGACATCAAGGATGAAAACGGTAATGTGATTGGTCAGAAGGAAGCTGACGACTACAAAAACAAGTGGTTTATCGGTCATGACCCCGACCAGATCTGGGATTACGAAGGTGATGGCGTATGGCAGCTTGGAGAAGAGGAAGAAGCGGCCAAATATGGAAATAAGCCGGGTGACTTCAAATATGTAGACCAGAATGGCGATGGAGTATTGAATGACCAGGATAAAGTGTTCCAGAAGTACAAAACTCCCCGTTTCTACCTGTCTTGGAGAAATGAGTTCACTTATAAAGACTTCTCTTTGTCTTTCATGATGTATTCTCATATCGGAACATACGGTACATTCAATCCGGCTGCAAACGCCATTGAATTGGCAGACCGTCGCAGTGCTTTGGATATCGAACGCTGGACAGTCAATAACCCGACAAATGAATATGGACGTCTGGGATCGAAGAACTTGGGTAACCATTACGTGAACAAGTCTTTTGTGCGTATGGAAAATATCTCTCTTTCTTATAATGTTCCGAAGAACTTTTTGAAGAAGGTTTCCGTACAGAACATGCGTTTGTCTTTAAGCGTGCGTAATCCGTTCGTATTGTCTGGATATACATTCAGAGATCCTGAAGAAGATCCGGATAAAAACGACTTGTGGGTTCCGAGAACATTCAATATTGGTGTAAACTTTACTTTATAA
- a CDS encoding putative oxidoreductase C-terminal domain-containing protein: MKNYLVFSMAALLVGASCNTKQEKAAEGFTGAPGEVKLITLDPGHFHAALVQKVSYPQVSKDVYVYAPTGFDVDEHLKRIQGFNTRAENPTAWNEIVYTGDDYLEKMLAEKKGNVMIQAGNNGKKTEYIKKTLEAGINVLSDKPMAINSQSFKLLEECFAIAKQKNIMLYDIMTERNEITTMLQRELSTIPAIYGEQLKGSPEEPAIVKESVHHLFKLVDNKPLTRPVWYLDVTQQGEGIVDVTTHLVDLVQWEAFPDQVIDYKKDIELIDANRWTTSISPEEFKQVTGTEAYPDFLKKDVENDTLKVYCNGDIVYKIKGVTAKVSVIWNYTFPKGGGDTHFSVMKGSKADLVIRQGKEQNYQPELFVEAVKGVDLAAYEKDLTASMEKVSAEYPGVALNKVGDGVWQVEIPAKYRVGHEAHFGQVTEHFLDYLKDGKLPDWEVPNMLAKYYTTTSALDMAKAKTK; encoded by the coding sequence ATGAAAAACTATCTTGTATTTTCTATGGCGGCTCTGTTGGTTGGAGCTTCTTGTAACACAAAGCAGGAGAAGGCGGCTGAAGGCTTTACCGGCGCACCGGGAGAAGTTAAGTTGATCACGCTCGATCCCGGACATTTCCATGCCGCATTAGTGCAGAAAGTGTCTTATCCGCAAGTTTCTAAAGATGTTTATGTGTACGCACCCACCGGTTTCGACGTGGATGAGCACTTGAAACGTATCCAGGGATTCAACACACGTGCGGAGAATCCGACAGCTTGGAATGAAATCGTTTATACGGGAGATGATTACCTGGAAAAAATGTTGGCCGAGAAGAAGGGAAACGTGATGATCCAGGCGGGAAACAACGGCAAGAAGACCGAATATATCAAGAAAACGCTTGAGGCCGGCATCAATGTGCTTTCCGACAAGCCGATGGCGATCAACAGCCAGAGCTTTAAATTGCTGGAAGAATGTTTTGCTATCGCTAAACAGAAAAACATCATGCTGTATGACATCATGACTGAACGGAATGAAATCACTACGATGTTGCAGCGTGAACTTTCCACTATCCCGGCTATTTATGGCGAGCAGTTGAAAGGTTCTCCCGAAGAACCGGCTATCGTGAAGGAGAGTGTGCATCATCTGTTTAAGCTGGTCGACAATAAACCGCTGACTCGTCCGGTATGGTATCTTGATGTGACTCAGCAGGGGGAAGGTATCGTCGATGTGACGACTCATCTGGTTGATCTTGTGCAGTGGGAAGCATTCCCGGATCAGGTGATCGACTACAAGAAAGATATCGAACTGATAGATGCCAACCGCTGGACAACTTCTATCAGCCCTGAAGAATTCAAACAGGTGACGGGAACGGAAGCTTATCCTGATTTCTTGAAGAAAGATGTAGAAAACGATACATTGAAAGTATATTGCAACGGTGATATCGTTTATAAGATCAAAGGGGTAACAGCGAAGGTTTCGGTGATCTGGAATTATACCTTCCCCAAAGGTGGCGGTGATACCCATTTCTCCGTCATGAAAGGCAGCAAGGCCGACTTGGTCATCCGCCAGGGCAAGGAACAGAACTATCAGCCGGAACTGTTTGTCGAAGCAGTGAAAGGAGTGGATCTGGCCGCTTACGAAAAGGACCTTACCGCTTCTATGGAAAAAGTCTCAGCCGAATATCCTGGTGTGGCCTTGAATAAGGTAGGCGACGGCGTATGGCAAGTCGAAATCCCCGCAAAATACCGTGTAGGCCATGAAGCTCATTTCGGCCAAGTGACGGAACATTTCCTTGACTATCTGAAAGACGGCAAACTGCCGGATTGGGAAGTGCCTAATATGCTGGCTAAGTATTACACGACAACTTCGGCGCTGGATATGGCGAAAGCGAAGACAAAATAA
- a CDS encoding sulfatase, translating to MKKNYPLLSVCLLALPFQGYAQKKANETKPNILFICVDDLRRELGAYGSVVKTPNIDRLASQGSLFFQHYVQVPTSGASRASMLTGHFPKDKSDLSNEACRTRLSDKPEGEIPETMFHHLRRNGYYTVGIGKISHYVDGCLYGYEAPKTEKPELPYSWDEMLFDAGKWGNGWNAFFGYADGSNRQSRKKQVKPYECADVADEGYPDGLTANLAVKKLNELTAKNEPFCLAVGFFKPHLPFTSPKKYWDMYDEASIPISPMPDIPEGCDPVSLHESAEFKSYQSGDEMPSIKNRVSDEYARKLRHAYFACVSYMDAQVGKVLDALEASGKMDNTIIILWGDHGWHLGDLRVWGKHTLHETSLSSALVIKAPQCKPGIKNNRIVSSIDIYPTLMELCKISLPKGLDGHSFATLLNNPDNPKWTDAAYSYYRNCITLRTPEYRLTRYNKKGETITELYQYGPDRIERKNIAQENPHIVNKLLPLWEKGVRFDY from the coding sequence ATGAAGAAGAATTATCCTTTGCTATCGGTCTGTTTGCTGGCATTGCCTTTTCAAGGCTATGCACAAAAAAAGGCAAACGAGACGAAGCCTAATATACTTTTTATATGCGTAGACGACCTTCGCCGGGAATTAGGTGCTTATGGTTCTGTTGTAAAAACCCCGAACATCGACCGGCTGGCATCACAAGGCAGTTTATTTTTCCAACATTATGTACAAGTCCCGACAAGCGGAGCGTCACGAGCCAGTATGTTGACTGGACATTTTCCTAAAGACAAATCGGACCTCTCCAACGAAGCATGCCGGACAAGGCTGTCAGATAAACCGGAAGGAGAAATCCCGGAAACTATGTTCCACCATTTACGCAGAAATGGCTATTATACTGTCGGTATCGGAAAGATAAGCCACTATGTCGACGGCTGCCTGTATGGCTATGAAGCTCCGAAAACCGAAAAACCGGAACTACCTTATAGTTGGGATGAAATGCTTTTCGATGCCGGAAAATGGGGAAACGGTTGGAATGCCTTTTTCGGATATGCAGATGGAAGTAACCGGCAAAGTCGCAAAAAACAAGTGAAACCATACGAATGTGCAGATGTCGCCGATGAAGGCTATCCGGACGGGCTAACGGCAAATCTGGCAGTCAAAAAGCTAAACGAGCTAACAGCTAAGAATGAACCGTTCTGCCTGGCTGTCGGTTTTTTCAAGCCTCATTTACCTTTCACATCCCCTAAAAAATATTGGGATATGTATGATGAAGCCTCTATCCCCATTTCACCTATGCCCGACATTCCGGAAGGATGCGATCCGGTCAGCCTACATGAAAGCGCAGAGTTCAAGAGCTATCAATCAGGAGACGAAATGCCTTCCATAAAAAATAGAGTTTCTGACGAATATGCACGCAAACTCCGTCACGCCTATTTTGCTTGCGTAAGTTATATGGACGCTCAAGTAGGAAAAGTATTAGATGCCCTTGAAGCCAGCGGAAAAATGGATAATACGATTATTATTCTATGGGGAGATCATGGATGGCACTTAGGAGATCTGCGTGTTTGGGGGAAACATACACTACATGAAACTTCTCTGAGCAGCGCACTCGTAATAAAAGCTCCCCAGTGTAAGCCAGGGATTAAAAATAACAGGATTGTCAGTTCTATAGATATTTATCCGACTCTTATGGAACTTTGCAAAATCTCCTTGCCCAAAGGACTGGACGGGCATAGTTTTGCAACCTTGCTCAACAATCCTGATAATCCCAAATGGACAGACGCCGCTTATAGCTACTATCGGAATTGTATAACCCTCCGGACTCCGGAATATCGTCTTACTCGTTATAATAAAAAAGGAGAAACGATCACCGAACTTTATCAATACGGGCCGGACCGCATCGAGCGTAAAAATATAGCGCAAGAGAACCCCCACATTGTAAACAAGTTACTGCCTCTTTGGGAGAAGGGTGTCAGATTTGATTATTAG